TAAATAAGAAAGTATTGCCAATTATTCAACTGAAAGTGAGTGATTGGCAATTAATAAGGGGAATGTTATGGCAGAATTGAATGCCGAAGAAAACGAGTTGTTAGTACTAAAAAATAAATTAATACAACAGCTTAACTTCATTTACAAAGACGTCGACCAAACCATTGATTATGAAGAACTCAGCGACCAGTTAATAAAACTGATGCGACTGGATGAAAACTGTTATACACCTATTGCTTATCAAAACCATTGGTCACAAAAAGACGTCATTATGATCACCTACGGTGACAGCTTACTCAACGCCGATGAAAAGCCATTAGAAACGTTAAAACATTTTCTTGATAATCATATCGGCGACAGCATTAATAGTGTTCATATCCTACCATTCTTTCCTTACAGTTCAGATGATGGCTTCTCAGTCATCGATTATTCAAGTGTGAATGAATCATTAGGCGGCTGGGACGAGATCCAAAGCATAGCCAAAGACCGTCGATTAATGTCTGATTTGGTCATTAACCATTGTTCAAGCAGGAGTGCTTGGTTTGATAACTTCATTAAAGGCGAAGGTATTGGCTATGACTTTTTCTATACCGCATCACCAGATGATGATTTATCCGATGTAGTTAGACCAAGAACCTCAGACCTATTAAGAGAAACTGATACAGGTAAAGGCACACAACATGTTTGGTGTACTTTCAGTCATGACCAAGTCGACTTCGATTTTAGAAACCCAGAAGTATTAAAAAGCTTTGTTTCAATCATTCGTTTATATCTCGACATGGGGGTGAAAATACTGCGTTTTGATGCCGTTGCTTTCTTATGGAAAAAACTGAATAGTAGCTCAATCAATCTTCCAGAAACGCATGAAGTAGTGCGCTTACTCAGAACGTTATTAGAACATGCCGTCAGCGATGCGGTTATTATCACAGAAACCAATATACCGAATACACAAAACCTCACTTATTT
Above is a genomic segment from Psychromonas sp. L1A2 containing:
- a CDS encoding sugar phosphorylase, yielding MAELNAEENELLVLKNKLIQQLNFIYKDVDQTIDYEELSDQLIKLMRLDENCYTPIAYQNHWSQKDVIMITYGDSLLNADEKPLETLKHFLDNHIGDSINSVHILPFFPYSSDDGFSVIDYSSVNESLGGWDEIQSIAKDRRLMSDLVINHCSSRSAWFDNFIKGEGIGYDFFYTASPDDDLSDVVRPRTSDLLRETDTGKGTQHVWCTFSHDQVDFDFRNPEVLKSFVSIIRLYLDMGVKILRFDAVAFLWKKLNSSSINLPETHEVVRLLRTLLEHAVSDAVIITETNIPNTQNLTYFGNANEAHAIYNFSLPPLLINSLVTGNCLYLKRWLMSMPPSQNGTFYFNFIASHDGIGLRPAEGLLNDYELNSLVEAMQEFGGKVSWRTTETGEPKPYEINIALYDALQGTTKGRDSLGLQRFICAHAIMFGLEGIPGVYIHSLLGTQNDYEKVANTQQNRSINRHRWEYQELQSKLADSENHHAVVLSSLKGLLDIRIKQPAFHPNATQFTLHLGLQMFGFWRQSQDRKQSIFCISNITDHEMELAIHDLNLIMTDNWFELISGIELDMQQEMITLAPYQTVWISNVFHK